The Brevibacillus brevis genome contains a region encoding:
- the atpB gene encoding F0F1 ATP synthase subunit A, with product MGHHYTLRFEWAGMVFDIATILMMLLTALLVFVFLVVMTRKLETGVPGAKQNAVEWIFDFVKNVSAGYMDHKKVMMMMTLGITLFLYIFIGNQLGVIANVTTVHKGEISEGVMKMLTVATTPEAEAKKRETVEHELAEKGAHVVWWKSPTATPSVTFGLALVVLLYSHYLGIKKSPGGWFKHVFLNPIHILEEFIIKPLTLPLRLFGNLFAKEIMIAFLLSGGILAAAPLFIWLGYSVFVGAIQAFIFLTLSMVYISQLVNDEH from the coding sequence ATGGGTCATCATTATACGTTACGGTTTGAGTGGGCTGGCATGGTATTTGACATCGCTACTATTCTTATGATGCTTCTTACCGCACTGCTTGTGTTTGTTTTCCTAGTTGTAATGACGCGGAAGCTGGAAACCGGAGTTCCGGGTGCCAAGCAAAACGCAGTCGAGTGGATTTTTGACTTCGTCAAGAATGTTTCCGCAGGATACATGGATCATAAGAAAGTCATGATGATGATGACGCTTGGTATTACGCTGTTCCTCTACATCTTCATTGGGAATCAGCTGGGTGTTATCGCCAACGTGACTACAGTGCACAAAGGTGAGATCAGCGAAGGCGTTATGAAGATGCTGACTGTTGCTACTACGCCAGAAGCCGAAGCGAAAAAGCGCGAAACCGTTGAGCACGAGCTAGCTGAAAAAGGGGCTCACGTTGTCTGGTGGAAATCGCCAACTGCTACGCCAAGCGTAACATTTGGTTTGGCATTGGTGGTATTGCTTTACTCCCACTACCTCGGTATCAAGAAAAGTCCAGGTGGTTGGTTCAAGCACGTATTCCTCAACCCGATTCACATTCTTGAGGAGTTTATCATTAAACCGTTGACGCTTCCTCTGCGTTTGTTCGGTAACCTCTTTGCAAAAGAGATCATGATTGCCTTCCTGTTGAGTGGGGGTATTTTGGCCGCAGCACCATTGTTTATCTGGCTCGGCTACTCCGTCTTCGTAGGTGCAATTCAGGCGTTCATTTTCTTGACTCTTTCTATGGTTTACATTTCACAACTTGTGAATGATGAACACTAA
- a CDS encoding ATP synthase subunit I, whose product MEAFALAMRKTFRYSFWCLALFVILLVLLPDHKVFLQSLLLGTVAGIINTIVLAGKVWVVGQIADNPDVRPKGTGTMLRFMIAGLSAYLTFLFPHIFMLSGVLLGLFLIQGIGFLLVYRNFK is encoded by the coding sequence ATGGAAGCGTTTGCTTTAGCGATGCGAAAGACTTTTCGCTATTCTTTTTGGTGTTTGGCCTTGTTTGTAATCCTATTAGTTTTATTGCCTGATCACAAAGTTTTCTTACAGAGTTTGTTACTCGGAACCGTGGCAGGAATCATTAATACCATCGTTCTGGCTGGCAAGGTCTGGGTCGTAGGGCAAATAGCAGATAACCCTGATGTAAGACCAAAAGGAACAGGGACGATGCTCCGGTTTATGATTGCCGGCCTTTCAGCCTATCTTACCTTTCTTTTTCCTCACATCTTCATGTTATCTGGGGTCCTGCTTGGATTGTTTTTGATCCAAGGGATCGGCTTTCTACTCGTATACCGCAATTTCAAATAG
- a CDS encoding AtpZ/AtpI family protein translates to MVSVLGLDFAICVVAGFMIGRYADRLLATDPWFLLIGLITGIAVGVYTVYRLIRPYL, encoded by the coding sequence TTGGTCAGCGTACTTGGTCTTGACTTTGCCATTTGTGTGGTTGCCGGTTTTATGATCGGCAGATACGCGGATCGCCTACTAGCGACTGATCCTTGGTTCTTGCTTATCGGCTTGATTACAGGGATTGCTGTTGGTGTATACACTGTCTATCGACTCATTCGCCCGTATCTGTAG
- a CDS encoding acetyl-CoA C-acetyltransferase, whose amino-acid sequence MSQREIVIASAVRTAIGSFQGTLAGVSATKLGGIVLEAALERAGVSKDAVDEVIMGNVLSAGLGQNPARQASIHAGLAHEVPSLTINKVCGSGLKAVHLAVQSILAGEAEVVLAGGMENMSQAPYLMEGARSGYRMGDQKVVDSMIRDGLWCAFNDYHMGITAENLCTKYEIGREEQDEFSAWSQEKAQQALTSGRFQEEIVPVPIPQRKVDPVLFAVDEFPRAGVTAEALGKLKPAFKKDGTVTAGNASGINDGAAALLIMTREKAEELGVKPLARIVANASAGVDPSIMGYGPVPATKRVLEKAGLSIADIDLIEANEAFAVQSLSVGKALGFDREKLNVNGGAIALGHPIGASGARILVTLVHELQKREGAKYGLATLCIGGGQGVSTIVEKI is encoded by the coding sequence ATGAGTCAAAGAGAAATCGTCATTGCGAGTGCTGTGCGCACTGCTATAGGTAGCTTTCAAGGAACGCTTGCAGGTGTCAGCGCGACAAAGCTGGGCGGGATTGTACTGGAAGCAGCGCTAGAACGTGCAGGTGTTTCCAAGGATGCGGTCGATGAAGTGATTATGGGGAATGTACTGTCAGCAGGCTTGGGTCAAAATCCGGCGCGCCAGGCTTCTATTCACGCTGGCCTTGCTCATGAAGTTCCCTCCCTGACAATCAACAAGGTTTGTGGTTCAGGTCTAAAAGCCGTTCATCTGGCCGTTCAGTCAATCCTTGCAGGTGAGGCAGAAGTTGTCTTGGCTGGTGGGATGGAAAATATGAGCCAGGCACCATACTTAATGGAAGGTGCGCGCTCAGGCTACCGCATGGGAGATCAGAAAGTTGTAGACTCCATGATTCGTGACGGGCTGTGGTGTGCTTTCAACGACTACCACATGGGCATTACAGCGGAGAATCTTTGCACCAAATACGAAATCGGACGCGAAGAGCAGGATGAATTTTCAGCGTGGAGCCAGGAAAAAGCTCAGCAAGCGCTCACTAGCGGCCGTTTTCAAGAAGAAATCGTGCCGGTCCCGATTCCGCAGCGCAAGGTTGATCCGGTGCTGTTTGCCGTGGACGAATTCCCGCGTGCTGGCGTGACAGCCGAAGCGCTAGGCAAGCTGAAGCCTGCATTTAAAAAGGATGGAACTGTGACAGCTGGAAATGCATCCGGCATCAACGATGGAGCAGCAGCTCTCTTGATTATGACACGCGAGAAGGCAGAAGAGCTGGGAGTGAAGCCTCTAGCCCGTATCGTAGCCAATGCGAGTGCAGGTGTTGATCCGAGCATTATGGGGTACGGTCCTGTTCCTGCGACTAAACGCGTACTGGAAAAAGCGGGACTGTCGATTGCTGACATCGATTTGATCGAAGCAAACGAAGCTTTTGCCGTCCAATCGCTGTCTGTTGGCAAAGCATTAGGCTTTGATCGCGAGAAGCTGAATGTCAACGGCGGAGCCATTGCTTTGGGACATCCAATCGGTGCGAGTGGCGCGAGAATTTTGGTCACGCTCGTGCATGAATTGCAAAAGCGCGAAGGGGCAAAATATGGGTTAGCGACTCTTTGCATTGGTGGTGGACAAGGGGTCTCCACAATTGTCGAGAAAATTTAA
- a CDS encoding ABC transporter substrate-binding protein: MNVNDHIFLWNQASVRLHDVRHIVMRAGEQLRSYQLPASAFLFSVRGSGLIRLDGNAHAIKNCYMAHAGKGTYVDIEEIKGELEYYLILYKAHLPLPCRQELLRLLEQTQPFHIQYGFTPMHQANVFVAISRMQQAWNQNGNLDKLRAKALLYQLVCELMAQMESQGIGVTVPNLVVQAVRYIEEHYAEAFTLDDFAALLNCSPRSLQRTFKAQLAVGPIDYLIQVRIQKAQELLRQTNLGLKEVAESVGYTDSYYFSRIFKKYTGFSPSVYKENQLTSEIRRQSPSLLSRYSIAGQKLWKYNDHIENENQSHLRSRDGGAVPMYKSTKAMLALNLMLSLTLLLGACSAGGTNTSNTGSTATGATNQVATQSNTTQPAANQEAKKSEPRTIKHMKGELKLDFKPVRIAVLDTQYADQMIALGELPAGSVITTGDGTKFPEYLMDKLKDVHVLGTKDEPNSEAVVAMEPDLIICTEFQDKIYDNLSKIAPTIMFGRNEDWRETLLTFGKILEKEQEAEQIVKDYQEKTSKLKAELATKLKGESVALIRPRDNAIRLHTIEHRTAAILYTDLGLTPPKQAMDKSDTATMISLEVMPELKAGHLFVVTDKANQALTDEYKNSSIWKGLKAAKENKVYEVNTTVWIAYYGPIAINNVVDEIAEALL, translated from the coding sequence ATGAACGTGAATGATCATATTTTTCTATGGAATCAGGCAAGTGTGCGATTACATGATGTACGGCATATCGTCATGCGAGCCGGAGAGCAGCTGCGATCCTATCAATTGCCGGCTAGTGCCTTTCTATTCTCGGTGAGGGGCAGTGGGCTGATTCGTCTTGATGGGAATGCGCATGCTATTAAGAATTGCTATATGGCCCATGCTGGCAAAGGTACTTACGTGGATATCGAGGAAATCAAGGGTGAGCTGGAATACTATCTGATTTTATACAAAGCTCATTTGCCGTTGCCTTGTCGGCAAGAGCTGCTACGTTTACTGGAGCAAACACAACCTTTTCACATCCAATACGGCTTTACTCCCATGCATCAGGCAAATGTATTTGTCGCAATATCACGTATGCAGCAAGCATGGAATCAGAACGGCAACCTGGACAAGCTGCGAGCCAAGGCCCTGCTTTATCAACTCGTATGTGAGCTAATGGCACAGATGGAGTCGCAAGGAATCGGAGTAACGGTACCGAATTTGGTCGTTCAGGCCGTCAGGTATATCGAGGAGCATTACGCAGAGGCTTTCACACTCGATGATTTTGCCGCGCTCTTAAACTGTAGTCCCCGATCCCTGCAACGCACTTTTAAAGCCCAGCTAGCGGTCGGTCCTATCGACTATCTGATCCAGGTGCGCATACAAAAAGCGCAGGAACTGCTGCGTCAAACGAATTTGGGGCTTAAAGAGGTAGCGGAATCAGTAGGTTATACAGACAGCTATTATTTCAGTCGTATCTTTAAAAAATATACAGGCTTCTCCCCTTCTGTGTATAAGGAAAATCAGCTGACATCGGAAATTCGTCGCCAAAGTCCATCACTCTTGTCGCGATATTCCATTGCTGGTCAAAAGCTGTGGAAATATAATGATCACATTGAAAATGAAAATCAAAGTCATTTGCGATCAAGAGATGGGGGAGCCGTACCGATGTATAAGAGTACAAAAGCGATGCTGGCGCTGAATCTGATGCTTAGCCTTACCTTGCTGCTCGGAGCCTGCTCAGCTGGCGGCACGAATACTAGCAATACGGGGAGTACAGCCACTGGCGCTACGAATCAGGTAGCGACGCAGTCGAATACAACGCAACCCGCCGCGAATCAAGAAGCGAAGAAAAGCGAACCGCGTACGATTAAGCACATGAAAGGCGAGCTGAAGCTTGATTTTAAACCAGTGAGAATCGCCGTGCTGGATACACAATATGCAGATCAAATGATTGCCTTGGGCGAATTGCCTGCAGGCAGTGTGATTACAACGGGGGACGGTACGAAGTTTCCCGAGTATCTCATGGACAAACTAAAAGATGTACATGTACTCGGGACAAAGGACGAGCCTAATTCCGAAGCGGTCGTAGCTATGGAGCCTGACTTGATTATTTGCACGGAGTTCCAGGATAAAATCTATGATAACCTGTCCAAAATCGCTCCAACCATTATGTTTGGTCGAAACGAGGACTGGCGGGAGACACTGCTTACATTCGGAAAAATTCTTGAAAAAGAACAAGAAGCTGAGCAAATCGTAAAGGACTACCAGGAGAAAACGAGCAAATTGAAAGCGGAACTGGCAACCAAACTCAAGGGTGAGTCTGTCGCACTGATTCGTCCGCGTGACAATGCCATTCGACTGCATACCATTGAACACCGTACAGCTGCCATCTTATATACCGATTTGGGGCTGACTCCGCCTAAGCAAGCCATGGATAAATCAGATACTGCTACGATGATTTCGCTAGAGGTAATGCCAGAGCTGAAGGCTGGTCACTTGTTTGTCGTAACGGACAAAGCCAATCAAGCATTGACAGATGAGTACAAAAACAGCTCCATTTGGAAAGGCTTGAAAGCTGCCAAGGAAAACAAGGTCTACGAGGTAAACACCACGGTGTGGATCGCCTATTACGGCCCGATTGCCATTAATAACGTCGTCGACGAGATTGCAGAAGCACTCCTGTAA
- the bioC gene encoding malonyl-ACP O-methyltransferase BioC, with product MQKRAISSRFSEKAASYEKYARVQKKMADHVSQMVTEITNENEVRNILEIGCGTGGLTRVIRSHFSDAHYEAVEMASGMLEQARNNLEQYGLICSFFQADAEEWVWEQQAKSKDLIVSGACFQWFAKPAHTLKGLGRILKPGAPLVFSTFGPDTFWELHDSFANAHAILGEKGVRHGLEFLSARDWHGLLEQAGFTDIEVIRKYERLTYPGVREFLHAVKAVGASASMEQGSGLGRRKLLGEMIRYYEQTYKRETGIPVTYEVIYVRAVSSM from the coding sequence TTGCAGAAGAGGGCAATCAGCAGCCGATTTAGTGAGAAGGCTGCCTCATACGAAAAATATGCACGCGTGCAAAAGAAGATGGCCGATCATGTGAGTCAAATGGTGACAGAAATAACGAACGAGAATGAGGTGCGAAACATTCTGGAGATTGGCTGCGGGACAGGGGGATTAACCCGCGTCATTCGCAGCCATTTTTCTGATGCCCATTACGAAGCGGTAGAGATGGCGTCAGGTATGCTGGAGCAGGCAAGGAACAATCTGGAGCAGTACGGCCTGATTTGCTCATTTTTTCAAGCCGATGCCGAAGAATGGGTTTGGGAACAACAGGCGAAGTCGAAGGATTTGATCGTTTCAGGAGCGTGTTTTCAGTGGTTTGCCAAGCCAGCGCATACGCTAAAAGGATTGGGAAGAATCCTGAAGCCCGGAGCACCTTTGGTATTTTCGACATTTGGACCCGATACTTTTTGGGAGCTGCATGATTCGTTTGCGAATGCACATGCGATTTTGGGGGAAAAGGGAGTACGCCATGGCTTGGAGTTTCTCTCTGCACGTGATTGGCACGGGCTTTTGGAGCAAGCAGGGTTTACGGATATAGAGGTGATTAGGAAATATGAACGGCTAACTTATCCGGGGGTACGGGAGTTCTTGCATGCCGTGAAAGCAGTGGGCGCCAGTGCAAGTATGGAGCAAGGGAGCGGTCTTGGGCGCAGAAAACTTCTTGGAGAAATGATTCGTTACTATGAGCAGACGTATAAAAGAGAAACGGGGATTCCAGTCACCTACGAAGTTATTTACGTTCGCGCCGTTTCATCGATGTAA
- a CDS encoding alpha/beta fold hydrolase, whose product MRKVMLWLTGWGMPECSWDAVRSQFPSYQHIIPTYSDVTDSLQFYERVEEAVRSLSAQELIVVGWSMGGMLGMRLAAQYPVSGLVLIGTTARFTCEQQDLRKGWYPVVLQRMKRQLSVARERVMDVFVEQMLTPGERELTDLRVGVDSQKWSTAALIAGLSYLEEEDCRPFLSSLTTPTLVIHGTEDAICSLAAGKELASSITGANFVQIPDCGHAPHVFVPEVVGESLKRMVEQLAEEGNQQPI is encoded by the coding sequence GTGAGAAAAGTGATGCTGTGGCTAACCGGGTGGGGAATGCCGGAATGCAGTTGGGATGCAGTTCGCTCACAATTTCCTTCCTATCAGCACATCATTCCTACTTATTCGGACGTCACTGACTCCTTGCAATTTTACGAGAGAGTAGAAGAGGCAGTCCGCTCTCTGTCGGCGCAGGAACTGATTGTTGTGGGGTGGTCCATGGGAGGCATGCTCGGAATGCGCCTCGCTGCCCAGTACCCAGTCTCAGGACTTGTTTTGATCGGCACCACAGCACGTTTTACCTGCGAACAGCAAGACCTTCGCAAAGGGTGGTATCCTGTTGTTTTGCAAAGGATGAAAAGGCAGCTTTCCGTAGCACGCGAGCGGGTGATGGACGTATTTGTCGAACAGATGCTAACACCAGGAGAGCGTGAGCTAACAGACTTGCGCGTGGGGGTGGATAGCCAGAAGTGGAGTACGGCGGCATTGATTGCGGGCTTGTCCTATTTAGAAGAAGAGGATTGCCGCCCGTTCCTGTCTTCGCTGACTACTCCCACTCTCGTTATTCATGGAACGGAGGATGCTATCTGTTCGCTCGCAGCCGGAAAAGAACTGGCGAGTAGCATTACGGGTGCGAATTTCGTGCAAATTCCTGACTGTGGTCATGCTCCGCATGTATTTGTTCCAGAGGTTGTAGGAGAATCGCTAAAGAGGATGGTGGAGCAGCTTGCAGAAGAGGGCAATCAGCAGCCGATTTAG